The Spodoptera frugiperda isolate SF20-4 chromosome 2, AGI-APGP_CSIRO_Sfru_2.0, whole genome shotgun sequence genome includes the window TTAAGTATTGGTTTTAATAACGttacttagatattatttttgtgtaataactatcgtgagacgtactcaattatacatataattgaaATGTAGGGCTTACTCACTTGAAACtgttcgagaaaagctctactagtttcaagtcataccgCGAATGCGTTAGTGTGTCGCCACCGCCTCCTCCGTCATTCGTACGTGGAGAATGTATGAGTcccgatgtgacttgaaaccagtagagattttctcaatagtttacgtgagtaaaccgcaatttcaaattaaagttaGATATTATACCTAGTTAGTTGGAAACTATAAGGTTAAATTATTCAAGGCCTATGTTTTTCTCCAAAGGTTCCAAATGTATTGCGTGGCTTTTTATGAAATCCAAGTGCGATTAACATtcctgttttaaaaaaataaagccaTTCCAAAAATGTTggcatttaaatgtatttttttaagaattcgGCTCATACGTGAATCTCaattgaaatttattattgttagctcctattgttttttatatattttagtgtaataatattataatgtacactTGCCAAATTATTGCAATGTTCTCAACTTGCCTCTGTAATATTGCTTTTGCGATTTAATACAgcaattttgatattttaccaGTATTTTATGATCCTGTATTACTCTGTAAATATACGACCTCTTTTAAGGAACGAGttattgtttgtaaatgttCAAAGTatcttgaaaaatatataatcaataAAATGCTACGAATTCACTACTTATATTTATCGATATTGTccttttatgttttatgaaatatctCCGTATTACTGTTTCGACGAATTTACATAACGAAATATCTTAGTCCTTATAATGTTAATGCTtgttaccgccgtactcagagtcatttaatggttacttaacccagtcctcagcaattgttttccgtACAAtatgttactaaggaatagtttaagtaatcattaaatgactctgagtgcggcagttagatgTTATCAATACTCTATTCCTAATAAGAACTTTTTCTAAATGTAATCATTGTCTATGTTATATTTCGGATACCAATCGCGAAAGTGGTGCCCTCTATGTGAAAGCGAACACGAAAGTTGTTACGAATTTGTAATTGGAACGAATTTAATCATCTTAAAACGTTACTATTGTCTATAGTTCTGattttgaaattcaaaatcGTATTACTGATATGATATTGACTAATGTAACCAAATTGAAGTGCCATTATGGAGGCACTTTGTCGAATTGATATGTTGGGGTTTGTCACATATTTATAAGGTTTGACATAATTTGTTTTAGAGGAGAGGCCACAATACTAAGTTAGTTACGATATGTTTCTATTGAGCCGTAgacttacctatatttttttcaacaaacGGTATTAATCGGCTCACCCTTTTCCAAAAAGGGGGAACGAGCTGGACGGCACGCGTAACGCAAAAATGACGTTACATAGCAACACACATCTAATGAATGTCATGACGTAACGCAAAAATAGtgtcacatacatacatgttttGTAGTTCACTACGAAGTAATAGGAACCACTGGTGACCCCAAAGACTGGTAACGCACTTTAAGGTAcgtgtccacaggcccgcatcgtacgcattgcacgcattccgtatgacgtcatcagtacgcatcgtatTTTATAGTCCTCGTTGTTGCGATATTGATTAACCCTTCGTGTGCCGAAACACAGACCCTTGCGAaacataatgtgttttctattgtcttaTATAATGTGATATACTTCTAacctgttaaggctgagtactgcatctaattttatcgacaaaaataatatatgaagGGGGCTGCAAGCCGTATTGGGTCAccaaaactaatataaacaggtattcgtttggccgtattcggtttggccgtattaattcggtttctgttaaaccgaatgcggccgccgccttcggtgaccgacctacgaccgacctaatgtaaacgcgccattatatacgagaggttaattATTGCGAAGCGTCATCAGAACGCAGTTTTGTGGTCTCATCCTTTAGGTCTtgttattaattagtatgtttACAATATAAAGGATCGTTGTGTTCGTTGTAAATGCAAGACAGGCCTCGGCATCGATGTGTATTTAGTAAACATTATATCGTACCACGTAATAATACTCTGTTACACTGTTAATGTATTGTCgtctattataatagttatcattttaataaaatatttgacaagagtaaaatgtttttatttttataattactatcgtgagacatcgacacaaatgggccggctcgaccggtgtgataccacggcctcacagaaaaccgacgtgaaacaacgcttgcgttgtgtttcgttgtgtgagtgaggttactggaggcccaattaccctccttcccaatccccgattcctcaacaacccttaaattcttaacccccaaaaggccgtcaacgcatttgtaacacctctggtgtttcaagtgtccattttTTCCCAATTTTCATTTAGTTTCCCATTTGGTTTATAACAAAGCCAGGTGCGGATGCGGAGTTTCTTGTACATATTACTAAGAAGGTAAtataagctaaagaagtatgtgaTATCACGGTTattggaagaaataaaaatacaaagtaatgCTCAACATAAGAAATATATTCGATTTTACAAGAAAACGAAAGGGAAATTTTTCATTGGTACACTAACTAGTgattagaatatatttttttgccaaAAGTTAATTTTACCAAAGGATTGCAGTGTACATACATGAAATAATGTAAATTGATTATACGAGAAATatatattaacaataaattcatTAGGATTTAGAATAGAAACTATTCAATTGTAGCTGATGTAGGAATATTTCGatgttattacatattattattaattttatttttaatcaacttcAGACATTTGATAACAtaaggtataaatatttttaaaaccaatgaaaaattaattagagaaataatgtaaatagaaaATGTTCTGAAACCATAATTAGGTGTTGAACCCAAAGCACGACCTGCATacttttagaataataaatcgAACTAATGTTCTTTCACAGTGCACTTTTATACTTTGTACAGTAGAAAAATGACCGAACTCTAGTTTGAAAATACAGTTTCCCTGCTAATAAATACTGGTAAGCAATATTTAAAACAGAAAACCATATTTTGTAGTTATGGTTTCAGAAAAATTGTACCAAAGCCGAGGCTTAAGGTAACGTGAATCAGTGTTCCATAGTACATTTCACACAAGTGAACAGTAAGAACGAGCATTCTTGTAGGTGCTTAGATATAGTCAACAAATGGTACTTTTATGTCCAAAAACAATCTAATATTTGCACCTACGATGCTCATTGTCTAGCTATAACAACGAGTCTCGATAATCTATCGATTGGAGATACAATTTTTTAAGGGATAAGTTAAATTTGTATCGATAAAATTTGCCATTAGATAGATTATTGAGACTAGTGGTATGTATTCACTCGTCAAGGTTCAGTTTAGACCAAAGTTGGTCCAGAGAGATGAGTAGGAGAGTCCCGGGTTGGCCGGAGTGGTGACTGGGGAAGCGGAGGGCGCAGACGTGCCGGCCTGCGAACGTGATGCGTTGGCGCCGGCGCCATTCAGCAGCAGCGTCGACGGCGGCACACGCCTGCGCGACGAAAGGCTTCCAGAACCTGTTGAACAAAAAATTAATCGAGTTTATGATCAAACTTCATACTAAATACGGTTAAATAGACTGAATAGGAATCGAGACAGGAGGGGTGAATACATATTAGGTATCATTTTCCCAAATGCTGAGTACTCGCTGAAGATTTTCtcaaaatatacacaatatttGACTGatataaaagtaacaaataaattgacttGAAGAAAACAACAAACCCTTTTTAGTCCTTGTCCATTAGTGAAATCTGAATAAAAAGGACTGtagcattaatatttataataatgtgttaCCTGATTCACTGCCCTCCGGGCAATACTTGATAGTGTGGGCCCTGTCGCCAGTGGCGCCACAGCGGGGACAGCGGAAAGCGCGCAAAACAGGGCACAGGACACGACCGCGTAAGTCCTTCAGTGCGTGGGAAGAGTAACACTCTTCGTTCTCTCCGTTGTTCTTGCAGAAGGCACACTCCTGTAAACACGGTTTGCGGTgtaaacaaagttaaaaaaaatactcgaaAATAATACTAGGGACGTTTGAAAAGTCCGTGCAAAGTCAGAGAGATAGCACTATTGGCGCGTATCGAGGTTATGCCTAGTTAGTAGCGTCTTTTGGAAGACCACACACCAAGTTTCAGCCAGATCGGTCTATTTCTTTGTGTTTGGCATTCGTTTGAATCGAAGAAGTCGagtgattttcaaaaaatggaCGAAAAAGAATTTAGTATATTGACTAAACACTATTTTTTGAAAGACAAAACGCCTCAGGAGGCTAAAGAAAAGCTTGATAAACATTATGGTGACTCTGCACCTTCGATTAGAACAGTTTATAAGTGGTTTCAAAATTTTCGGAGTGGCCATATGGGCACAAATGACGCTGAACGTTCTGGACGCCCTGTTGAGGTTACTGCTTCAGAAATCATTGATAAAATCCATGATATGGTGATGGATGACAGAAGAGTGAAGGTGCTTGAGATTGCTAGTGCTGTGGGCATCTCGAATGAAcgggtacataatattttgcatCAACATTTGGATATGAAAAAGCTATCCGCAAGATGGATGCCGCGATTGCTCACGCTTAACCAAAAACGAAATCGTGTGAAGTGTTGCATGGACGGTTTGCAGCTGTTCTAGAAGAAACCGCAGGTCGTTTCGTCACTGTAGATGTAACATGGATACATCACTACACTCCTGTGACCAAAGAACAATCTAAACAATGGGTTACCAAGGGGGAATCTGCGCCAAAAGAGGTGAAGACCGGTCCTTCGGCCGAAAAGATTATGGCGACTGTGTTTTGGGATTCGCAAGGCATAATCCTCATCGACTATCTGAAAAAGGGTAAAACTATTTCAGGTGCATATTATTCATCGTTATTGGACCTTTTGGAAACCGAGCTGCAAGAAAAACGCACACGATTGGCCCACAAAAAGTCCTTTTCCATCACGACAACGCACCAACTCACACCTCAGCAGTTGTGGTcgcaaaattaatagaaataggGTTCCAACTCGTTTCTTATTCCCCTTATTTTCTAGACTTGGCTCCCTCGGACTACTATTTGTTCCCAAATATGAAGAAATGGCTGGCGGGTAAAAGATTTTATCCAAATGAGGAGGTGATTGCAGAAATAAACGGCAATTTTTCAGACTTGTACAAATCCTATTATTCGGAAGAGATCAACAAACTAGAGCAGCGTTGGACGAAGTGTATAAGCCTAAAAGGAGActatcttaaaaactaaaaacggtTTACCccaaaaaattaagtagttttaatttttgcacGGACTTTTCAAACGACCCTCGTAttattgcacggttggcgcggtggatAGGCAACTGGCTggccgtgcaacgtgtcacgggttcgattcccgtacggaacaagtctttgtgtgaaccacaaattgttgtaccgggtcatgggtgtcatgtgtatgtgaacttgtatattcgtaaacgcacccacgacacatgagaaaatcctaatgtggggcaacgtttttattaaataaataaaaaaatatattacgtacctaaataaatataaccagTTCTAACTGTTTATCAAAGTTCTCCTAATATACCTACTTGtaactaaacaaaaaacaaatctaTCTGGCTTAAACTAGTATCAGAGCTAAAAAATACACTTATCAGACAAATAGCAGAGAAATGTTTACGTTCGGTAAGGCGCGACGCATACGACGGTCGCTGCGTGCTTTGGCCACTTCTTGCAGGAATTCGTACAGGAGACTGGGACGAATGGATCGCAGCACTGACAGTTGCTCTCGTGTCAACATCGACACGTATGTGTTGGCCGATGAGAGACCTGGAAATCAGAAAACAGTTCTAAATCTCCCTCTCTCTAATCTCCCTTTATAATTTTCCATACATTTTCTGTTCAAAACAATTTAAGCTCTGGTTAAAATAGCATCTGGAATATTAACTGAATATAAACCTTCACAAAAGTAATAGGATACGTGAACTAAGTGACATACAACATTCACTTTcagttaaaataaactttagacACGAACATGAACCAAATCCAAAGAGGAGATGCcttaactggatttccctttaaaataATGCGTGATAATTTATGGGTAGGGCGAAACGTTACAAACCATTCCCCTTTCTATTTTCCCacatgcagtcccatactaACACGATGCGAAATGTCcatattttaatgtgccacttatTGAGCACTTATGACTATCTACACATTTTTTACTATCATTGGGCAGGACCcatttgtcacagtgcacaatcacattatgacatctcctATTCGTACTTGTTTCATGGACAGGAATCACTAAAAGGGAAGTTTATTAGTAAAACGAATGACATACTTTTAACGAGGAAGTCGAAAGTATCCATCATTTCGTTGTTCCTCGAGGGAGGCTGCGCGGTTGTAGCGTCAGGCCAAACGCTAGACGAAGCAGACTCGGTGCGACTACCAAATCCTGTTGACAATCAATATCCATTACAGAAagtctttgtaaataaaaataatcttattgtAACTGTCTTTCAGTCGAAATTAATCGCCAATCTTAACCCAAAATATtggtttttgacagaaactcgaTACCAAGTGGATAGGATAATCCATTCAtaggtaagtgtgggagagccatgcttcggcacgaatgggccggcccgaccggaatgataccacggacTTCCagagaaccgacgtgaaacaacttgcgttgtgtttcgttgtgtgaggttaccggagactggagacccaattactcccttcccaattccagattccccaacaacccttaaattcctaatcttggcatttgtaacgcttctggtgtttgcatgggcggcggcgattaccatcagttgatccgtctgttAGTTTACCGGTTTTcgtaaaaaaagaatacaatcaaaaatcgatcttaatccgAAGACTGAATAGAGACCATTATTAATTTAGaccattaaat containing:
- the LOC118269362 gene encoding uncharacterized protein LOC118269362 isoform X1, with product MDSVSVGFNNAEEHKPIFTLASDQNPTSTTCCEQESFMFPDTRNVGQDPVLSSMTPMMQGLEGSELLNMLTQQEPRAADYPPAVADMEDLLSNMRLNGSDMFNEDANVNNYFSGFGSRTESASSSVWPDATTAQPPSRNNEMMDTFDFLVKSLSSANTYVSMLTREQLSVLRSIRPSLLYEFLQEVAKARSDRRMRRALPNECAFCKNNGENEECYSSHALKDLRGRVLCPVLRAFRCPRCGATGDRAHTIKYCPEGSESGSGSLSSRRRVPPSTLLLNGAGANASRSQAGTSAPSASPVTTPANPGLSYSSLWTNFGLN
- the LOC118269362 gene encoding uncharacterized protein LOC118269362 isoform X2, producing MDSVSVGFNNAEEHKPIFTLASDQNPTSTTESFMFPDTRNVGQDPVLSSMTPMMQGLEGSELLNMLTQQEPRAADYPPAVADMEDLLSNMRLNGSDMFNEDANVNNYFSGFGSRTESASSSVWPDATTAQPPSRNNEMMDTFDFLVKSLSSANTYVSMLTREQLSVLRSIRPSLLYEFLQEVAKARSDRRMRRALPNECAFCKNNGENEECYSSHALKDLRGRVLCPVLRAFRCPRCGATGDRAHTIKYCPEGSESGSGSLSSRRRVPPSTLLLNGAGANASRSQAGTSAPSASPVTTPANPGLSYSSLWTNFGLN